TAGACACCGTCGCTATCTACCGTGCCTGTCAGACCTGTCAGGCTCCAGGTCGCTTCTTGCTCGCCTAGGGGCCGGCCCAAGGGATCGAAGGTCATGGCACGAAAGTCCGCGGTCTCATCCGAGCGCAGATAGACCTCGGCAGGGATCACGCGCAACTTGGCCGGTGCGCGATGGCCCATGGCTTCGCTTGCCATCTCGGCGCCTACCCTCTCGACCGGAGCCGCCGAGGCGGATGCCGCCTCCGGGTCCCCGATCGCGTAGAGACCTTCCTCGGTGGTGAAGAAGATTCGGCCGTCGGCGATTGCCACCGAGCCGTAGATCTCGGCGGTGCGCCCGTCGGGCATCTTGATCTCTTCGACATCGAGAATCGTGCCCTCGGTCTCGCCCGCCTCGACGATCACGACTCTGCCGTTGACCTCGGTCAGATAGAGCTTGCCGTCGGCCCACACCGGAGAACCCTTGCCGACCCGGCCGATGCTGAGCTCCCAGAGCTCTTCCCCGGTGTCCGCGTTGAGAGCATGGAGATTGGCCGAATTGTCGACGACGTAGAGAACTCCTTCGGCTAGGGCCGCGGTGGTGAAACCGGCCGAGATGGCAGCCCGCCAGATTTCGTGGGTCTGGGTGACGTCTCCGGTGCCCGTGCCGTCGATCGCGACCACCCGGCCCATGGTCGCTTCGTCCACGTTCTCTTCACTGTGTGAGACGAAAACCCGGGTGCCGTCGACGAGGACGGAGCTGTTGATACCGCGCTTGGAAAGCTGGAAACCCCAGACCGGCTCGCCGGTCTCGGCCTCGACCGCGTAGATTCCGCCGCCGCCGTTGCCGGCAACGATCAGACGCCGGCCGTCGACCACGAGCAGATTGGGCGTCGATTGCGTGTTCTTATCCGCCTGGGAAGGCGCCGGCTGGGACACCCAGAGCAGCTCGCCCGTCCTTTTGTCGAAGGCCCGGAAACGATGCAGCGGCTTGCCCTCGGGACCCCAGGACGTGTTCGAAAAGGTCACGATGATCTTGTCGCCGTCGACGAACGGCGTCTGGGTGCGACCGCCGTAGCCTTCCATGAAGCCGAGCTCCTCGATCAGGCGCCGAGACCAGACCACCTCTCCGGTGGCGCTGTTGAGGCACAGAAAGATGCCGCCGACCCCCTGCACGTACAGATAGCCGGTTTCCGGATCGCCGGTGATATGGGCCCAACCGACGCGAGTCCAGGGTACCGAGGTGTGAAAGACGTTGAATCGGTGTTCCCAGAGCTGCTCGCCGGTGGCGGTATCGAAGCACGCTACGATCTCCTGGCGACGAATCTCCTCGCCGACTCTGCCGTTGGCGCAGACCTTGCCGGGCAGGACGATCGGAGTCGATCTTCCGACCCAGGGAACCCTCCAGAGCAGGTTCTCGCCGTCTACCGACCAGGACGAGATGAGATCGGTCTCCGGGCTGACGCCGTTGCGCCAGGGACCCCTCCAGTTGGCCCATTTCATCCACTCCGTGTCACCGGGGGACTTGGAAGGACCCTTTGCGACCGCCTCCGTCGTCGTCGGCTCGGCCATGGCGCTAGCTGCCGGCGCGCCGGGAGAGTCGGTCATCGGTGCCGTCGAGGCACAGCCCAGCATCGATAGGATGAGCAACGCCGTCAAGACGGCGCTCCGGCGAAGACAGAGGTTCATTGCAGATTTCATCGGCATTTCGGCATTTCCTCGCTTCAGAAGGGGACGACGGGTGCAGGACGCATGCCGCCACGAGGCGGCATCTTATCGAATCGGCAGGGCCGGTACCTGCCCGGCCGTGCGCTCTCTCTTCGGTCATAATCCTCGACGTGAAAGCGGTCGTGTTCCACGCTCCGTTCGACGTGCGCCTCGAGGAGGTTGCACGACCCGTGCTGCAGAGCGCTACCGACGCGATCGTGAAGGTCGAGCTTTCGGCCATCTGCGGGTCCGATCTCCACCCCTATCGCGGCAACGAGATCGGCATCGAGTCCGGAACGGTGATGGGGCACGAGTTTCTGGGAGAGGTGGTCGAGTGCGGAGAGGGTCTCCGGCTGCTCCGGCCGGGGAGCCGGGTTGTCGCCCCTTTCACCACCAGCTGCGGGGTTTGTTTTTTCTGTGCGGAGGGCTTGACCGCTCGCTGCGAGAAGGGCGAGCTCTTCGGCTGGATCGAGAAGGGCCGCGGGCTGCACGGCGGGCAGGCGGAATACGTGCGCGTACCCCTTGCGGACACGACCCTGGCGGTCGTGCCGGATCAAACCCCCCGCGAGGCCGCGCTCTTTGCCGGCGATATTCTCTCGACCGGTCTCTTTACCGCCGACATGGCGGGGGTGGGAGAGGGCTCGGTCGCCGCGGTCATAGGGTGCGGCCCTGTGGGTTTGATGGCCATCGTCGCTTGTCGCCATCGCGGCGCCGGCAAGGTTCTCGCGATCGAGCCGGTGCCCGAGCGCAGGCGATTGGCGGAGGCCTTCGGAGCCGAAGCTCTCGATCCAGGCGGGACCGTTCGATCTCACGTCGATGACGCAACCCGAGGCCGGGGCGTGGACTGTGTTCTCGAGATGGTCGGCTCGCCGGAGGCGACGCGGCTCGGCGTCGACCTTCTGCGCTCCGGTGGGACGCTTGCCGCCGCCGGGGTTCACACCGAGTCCGAGTTCGCTTTCTCCCCCGGCGAGGCCTACGACAATAATCTGACGTACCGGGCGGGTCGATGCCCGGTGCGCTCCTACATGGACGAGGCACTGCAGCTGGCAGGGGATAGCGAGCTCGATATCGCCGGCATCGTCAGCGACCGAATCCGCCTGGAGGATGCGGTCGACGCCTACCGGCGCTTCGACCGGCGCGAAGCCGGTTGCGTCAAAGTGCTACTTTTTCCTGGGGAAGCAGAATGAGAGCTTTCGAAACGAGGTTTCCGCTCGAGGCGGTTTTCGGGCACACCGACGTGACCGGCACGGTGGCCGGCTGGGTAGCCGAGTCCGGCTGTGAGAATGGAGTGGCTTGCCTACAGGTGGTCGGCTCGACCGGCGGCATCACCACGATCGAGTACGAGTCCGGAGCCCTGGCCGATCTCGAGCGAGCTATGGAGAGGCTGGCGCCGGCGACCGGTCACTATGCGCACAATGAACGCTGGCACGACGGCAACGGTTTCTCCCACCTGCGCTCGGCCGTACTCGGAACCTCGCTCGTGGTTCCGGTTCGATCCGGAGCGCTGGCGCTGGGCACCTGGCAGCAGATCGTTATGCTCAATTTCGACAACCGCCCACGCGAGCGGTTGCTGGTGGGTATGCTGCTCGAAGGGTGAGCCCGGAAAGTGCGGGCGACCGGGTCAGGGTGCCTTGTCGGCGGTCACCGGCAGCGGCGCTTGCGCCGCATGGGTGGCAGCTCCCGGCGGGGGCTTGTACTTCGTGACCATGAATCCGCCCAGCGCGGCGAGCAGAATGCCGAG
The sequence above is a segment of the bacterium genome. Coding sequences within it:
- a CDS encoding PQQ-binding-like beta-propeller repeat protein; protein product: MPMKSAMNLCLRRSAVLTALLILSMLGCASTAPMTDSPGAPAASAMAEPTTTEAVAKGPSKSPGDTEWMKWANWRGPWRNGVSPETDLISSWSVDGENLLWRVPWVGRSTPIVLPGKVCANGRVGEEIRRQEIVACFDTATGEQLWEHRFNVFHTSVPWTRVGWAHITGDPETGYLYVQGVGGIFLCLNSATGEVVWSRRLIEELGFMEGYGGRTQTPFVDGDKIIVTFSNTSWGPEGKPLHRFRAFDKRTGELLWVSQPAPSQADKNTQSTPNLLVVDGRRLIVAGNGGGGIYAVEAETGEPVWGFQLSKRGINSSVLVDGTRVFVSHSEENVDEATMGRVVAIDGTGTGDVTQTHEIWRAAISAGFTTAALAEGVLYVVDNSANLHALNADTGEELWELSIGRVGKGSPVWADGKLYLTEVNGRVVIVEAGETEGTILDVEEIKMPDGRTAEIYGSVAIADGRIFFTTEEGLYAIGDPEAASASAAPVERVGAEMASEAMGHRAPAKLRVIPAEVYLRSDETADFRAMTFDPLGRPLGEQEATWSLTGLTGTVDSDGVYTPDPGAASDTGMIVARVGDLEAKGRIRVLRYLPLEEDFESTEPGSRPSYMMAYLARFSVTDLNGNRVLTKGPSPIKIHRHITFLGHPAETDYTIEADIMGTKNRRRMPDIGLINSGYTLDLLGDHQRVQVRSWQAGLRMMQQIDFAWEPDVWYRMKFEVRAQNGEALVRGKIWPRGEDEPSGWTLSATDPLPIPSGAPGLSGFSPTPLYYDNIRVMRNN
- a CDS encoding alcohol dehydrogenase catalytic domain-containing protein: MKAVVFHAPFDVRLEEVARPVLQSATDAIVKVELSAICGSDLHPYRGNEIGIESGTVMGHEFLGEVVECGEGLRLLRPGSRVVAPFTTSCGVCFFCAEGLTARCEKGELFGWIEKGRGLHGGQAEYVRVPLADTTLAVVPDQTPREAALFAGDILSTGLFTADMAGVGEGSVAAVIGCGPVGLMAIVACRHRGAGKVLAIEPVPERRRLAEAFGAEALDPGGTVRSHVDDATRGRGVDCVLEMVGSPEATRLGVDLLRSGGTLAAAGVHTESEFAFSPGEAYDNNLTYRAGRCPVRSYMDEALQLAGDSELDIAGIVSDRIRLEDAVDAYRRFDRREAGCVKVLLFPGEAE
- a CDS encoding YjbQ family protein, which codes for MRAFETRFPLEAVFGHTDVTGTVAGWVAESGCENGVACLQVVGSTGGITTIEYESGALADLERAMERLAPATGHYAHNERWHDGNGFSHLRSAVLGTSLVVPVRSGALALGTWQQIVMLNFDNRPRERLLVGMLLEG